One Qipengyuania aurantiaca genomic region harbors:
- a CDS encoding aspartyl protease family protein: MRSKMLALAGATLFSLSPLAAHGQQSDPAPENPDSAPDDAIDVAFDRDRYERMTVPVSIDGQGPYRFFIDTGAQATVVTSRITSDLELEPSGRALLVAMGSERMVDTIAIDRLEFADRTLSGLTSPLLERKHVGADGILGLDTLQDMRVLIDFAEQRMTVMDAERAGGRTGYEIVVRARERLGQMIITNAKLDGVKIAVIIDTGAQNSVGNLALLSRLRARERATFSATDVNGFQLVGNIAYGKRLQIDQITLENIPIGFADSPALEALGFGDKPALILGMGNLRVFQRIAIDFASRRVMFDLPDNVLREGLMKFNQRATRIGG; the protein is encoded by the coding sequence ATGAGATCGAAGATGCTCGCGCTCGCTGGCGCAACCTTGTTCAGCCTCAGCCCGCTCGCGGCACACGGCCAGCAATCCGACCCGGCGCCCGAAAATCCCGATAGCGCGCCGGACGATGCGATCGACGTCGCGTTCGACCGCGACCGCTACGAACGCATGACCGTGCCGGTCAGCATCGATGGCCAGGGTCCCTACCGCTTCTTCATCGATACCGGCGCGCAGGCAACGGTCGTTACCTCGCGCATCACTTCGGACCTCGAACTGGAACCGTCCGGCCGCGCACTTCTGGTGGCGATGGGGTCGGAACGGATGGTCGACACGATCGCGATCGACCGGCTCGAATTTGCCGACCGCACGCTCAGCGGGCTCACCTCGCCGCTGCTGGAGCGCAAGCACGTCGGAGCCGACGGCATCCTTGGCCTCGACACCTTGCAGGACATGCGCGTGCTGATCGATTTCGCCGAGCAGCGCATGACGGTGATGGACGCCGAGCGCGCCGGCGGGAGAACGGGATACGAGATCGTCGTCCGGGCGCGCGAGAGGCTGGGCCAGATGATCATCACCAACGCCAAGCTCGACGGGGTAAAGATCGCGGTCATTATCGACACAGGCGCGCAGAACAGTGTCGGCAATCTTGCCCTGCTCTCGCGCCTGCGTGCGCGCGAACGGGCCACATTCAGCGCAACCGACGTGAATGGCTTTCAGCTCGTAGGAAACATCGCTTACGGCAAGCGATTGCAAATTGACCAGATCACGCTCGAGAACATTCCGATCGGCTTTGCCGACAGCCCCGCGCTCGAAGCCCTTGGGTTCGGAGACAAGCCGGCGTTGATCCTTGGCATGGGCAATCTGCGGGTCTTCCAGCGCATCGCAATCGACTTTGCCTCACGCCGCGTCATGTTCGACCTGCCCGACAATGTGCTGCGGGAGGGACTGATGAAGTTCAACCAGCGCGCCACGCGCATCGGCGGCTGA
- a CDS encoding HpcH/HpaI aldolase/citrate lyase family protein, which yields MTTAVRLPARHRSWLFAPGDSEKKMTKAAQGEADIVIFDLEDAVSEGERPAARDLIRGFLEAQSEDQRGRLWVRVNPLDGSHTADDLAAVLPARPGGIMLPKSRGRHDVEELDRLLTALELESGLPAGSTPVIALVTEVAAAMFTTGNYAGAPRLVAMTWGAEDLADSIGALSNRGSDGQYSFTYELARSLTLLGAAAASVPAIETIDGDFRNLEGLKARAEQVRRDGYRGMLAIHPAQVPVINAAFTPSEEEIAEAREIVALFEANPDLGTIGHKGKMLDRPHLSRARQLLAQVEA from the coding sequence GTGACCACTGCAGTCCGCCTTCCCGCCCGCCATCGCTCTTGGCTTTTCGCGCCAGGGGACAGTGAAAAGAAGATGACCAAGGCGGCGCAAGGCGAGGCCGACATTGTTATCTTCGATCTCGAGGACGCGGTGTCTGAAGGCGAAAGGCCGGCTGCGCGTGACCTGATCAGGGGATTCCTGGAAGCCCAGTCGGAGGATCAGCGCGGACGCCTCTGGGTGCGCGTGAACCCGCTCGACGGGTCGCATACGGCAGACGATCTGGCAGCGGTACTGCCCGCCCGCCCGGGGGGGATCATGCTGCCCAAATCGCGTGGTCGGCACGACGTGGAGGAGCTCGATCGCCTGCTGACCGCTCTGGAGCTGGAAAGCGGCCTGCCCGCAGGAAGCACCCCGGTCATTGCTCTCGTCACCGAGGTGGCCGCAGCCATGTTCACTACGGGGAATTATGCCGGTGCACCGCGCCTTGTGGCCATGACCTGGGGGGCGGAAGATCTCGCCGATTCCATCGGAGCGCTCTCGAACCGCGGGTCGGATGGCCAGTACAGCTTCACTTACGAGCTGGCGCGAAGCCTGACGTTGCTGGGCGCGGCGGCGGCCTCTGTCCCGGCCATCGAGACGATCGACGGTGACTTTCGCAATCTCGAGGGCCTGAAGGCCCGTGCGGAGCAGGTTCGACGCGATGGCTATCGCGGGATGCTGGCGATCCACCCGGCGCAGGTACCGGTAATCAACGCAGCCTTTACGCCGAGCGAGGAAGAGATCGCCGAGGCGCGCGAGATCGTCGCCCTGTTCGAGGCCAATCCCGACCTCGGCACGATCGGCCACAAGGGCAAGATGCTCGATCGCCCGCACCTCAGCCGGGCGCGGCAGCTCCTCGCTCAGGTCGAGGCCTAG
- a CDS encoding 3'(2'),5'-bisphosphate nucleotidase CysQ, with the protein MTDAELAAHLAEVAGKILIQVRESGMFEGKALGKAGDETANQFLCHAITQQRPEDGLLSEESKDTEERLGKSRVWIVDPVDGTREYGEARSDWAVHVALCVDGKPETGAVALPGLDTVLRTDAPIDVPAAAQTPRMVVSRTRPAKEAVAVAEAIGAELVPMGSAGAKAMAVVRGEAEIYLHTGGQYEWDSAAPAAVALAHGMHASRIDGSPLTYNQADTYMPDLLICRPEWAERVLAEVAKLSA; encoded by the coding sequence ATGACCGACGCCGAACTCGCCGCCCACCTTGCCGAAGTCGCAGGCAAGATCCTGATCCAGGTTCGGGAGAGCGGCATGTTCGAGGGCAAGGCGCTGGGCAAGGCGGGCGACGAGACGGCGAACCAATTCCTCTGCCACGCGATCACCCAGCAGCGCCCCGAAGACGGCCTGCTGTCGGAAGAAAGCAAGGACACCGAAGAGCGTCTTGGCAAGAGCCGCGTGTGGATCGTCGACCCGGTCGACGGCACGCGCGAATATGGCGAGGCCCGTTCGGACTGGGCCGTCCACGTGGCGCTGTGCGTCGACGGCAAGCCCGAAACAGGTGCAGTCGCGTTGCCCGGCCTCGACACGGTCTTGCGCACCGATGCGCCTATCGACGTGCCCGCAGCCGCCCAAACCCCCCGCATGGTCGTCAGCCGCACCCGTCCGGCCAAGGAAGCCGTTGCCGTGGCCGAAGCCATCGGCGCAGAGCTCGTGCCGATGGGATCGGCCGGGGCGAAGGCCATGGCGGTGGTGCGCGGCGAGGCGGAAATATACCTCCACACGGGCGGCCAGTACGAATGGGACAGCGCGGCCCCTGCCGCCGTGGCGCTCGCCCACGGCATGCACGCAAGCCGCATTGACGGCAGCCCACTCACCTACAACCAGGCGGACACCTACATGCCCGACCTGCTCATCTGCCGCCCGGAATGGGCTGAGCGGGTGCTGGCCGAAGTCGCGAAGCTTTCCGCCTAG